The proteins below are encoded in one region of Fibrella aestuarina BUZ 2:
- a CDS encoding ExbD/TolR family protein translates to MKLRRKRKFAAEVATSSLNDIMFFLLLFFLIISTVANPNVIKLLLPKASSSQQLSKKQVTLSVDANKQYFIDKQPVSSENLEEELKTIMTGIDEPTIVVRFDKTLSVQDLVDVLQTGAKLNIKMVMATSK, encoded by the coding sequence ATGAAACTCCGCCGGAAACGCAAATTTGCCGCCGAGGTAGCCACGTCGTCTCTGAACGACATTATGTTCTTCCTGCTGCTGTTCTTCCTGATCATCTCGACGGTAGCCAACCCCAACGTGATCAAGTTGTTATTGCCCAAAGCGTCGTCGTCGCAGCAATTGAGCAAGAAGCAGGTAACGCTGTCGGTCGATGCCAACAAGCAGTATTTTATCGATAAACAACCCGTCTCGAGCGAGAACCTCGAGGAAGAACTCAAGACGATCATGACGGGGATCGATGAACCCACCATCGTGGTTCGGTTTGACAAGACGCTGTCCGTGCAGGATCTGGTCGACGTACTGCAAACCGGCGCCAAGCTCAACATCAAAATGGTGATGGCGACGTCGAAATAA
- a CDS encoding nitrilase family protein: MDKLKVSTAQFEHRSGDKKYNLSVINRLAEKASKEGSQVIAFHECSITGYTFARQLTKRQLLDLAEFIPGGESIEALTDIAKRHNIAVLAGLFEKDDADKIYKAYVCVDKNGLVAKYRKLHPFINPHITPGDSYCVFDLYGWKCGILICYDNNVIENVRATKLLGAQVIFMPHVTMCTPSTRPGAGFVEPSLWENREADPTSLRLEFDGMKGRDWLMKWLPARAYDNAIYAVFSNPIGMDDDQLKNGCSMIIDPFGDILAECRTFDDSFVTATLIPQKLIQAGGHRYIKARRPDLYRDIIGKEHRPEQRVVWLDANE, from the coding sequence ATGGATAAGCTGAAAGTATCGACCGCGCAGTTTGAGCACCGCAGCGGCGACAAGAAATACAACCTGTCGGTTATCAATCGGCTGGCCGAGAAGGCGTCGAAAGAAGGCTCGCAGGTGATCGCGTTTCATGAGTGTTCCATCACCGGCTATACCTTTGCCCGGCAGTTGACCAAGCGCCAACTGCTTGATCTGGCTGAGTTTATTCCCGGTGGCGAAAGCATCGAAGCGCTGACGGACATTGCCAAACGCCACAACATTGCCGTGCTGGCCGGGCTGTTCGAGAAAGACGACGCCGACAAAATCTACAAGGCCTATGTCTGCGTGGATAAAAACGGGCTGGTAGCCAAGTACCGGAAGCTCCATCCGTTTATTAACCCGCACATCACGCCCGGCGACAGCTACTGCGTATTTGACCTGTATGGCTGGAAATGCGGCATACTGATCTGTTACGACAACAACGTGATCGAAAACGTGCGGGCGACCAAGCTGCTGGGTGCGCAGGTCATCTTCATGCCCCACGTAACCATGTGCACGCCCTCGACCCGGCCGGGCGCAGGGTTTGTGGAACCGTCGCTTTGGGAAAACCGCGAAGCTGACCCTACCTCGCTACGGCTCGAATTCGACGGGATGAAGGGCCGCGACTGGCTGATGAAGTGGCTGCCGGCCCGCGCCTACGACAACGCCATCTACGCCGTATTCTCGAATCCGATCGGGATGGACGACGATCAGTTGAAAAACGGCTGCTCGATGATTATCGACCCGTTTGGCGATATTCTGGCCGAGTGCCGCACCTTCGATGACAGTTTTGTAACGGCGACGCTGATACCGCAGAAATTGATTCAGGCGGGTGGCCACCGGTACATCAAAGCCCGCCGCCCAGACCTGTACCGCGATATTATCGGCAAAGAGCACCGGCCCGAACAGCGAGTTGTCTGGCTCGACGCCAACGAATAG
- a CDS encoding MotA/TolQ/ExbB proton channel family protein has translation MTILLQVPTTSASAVADSTANAANGAATVTQSLGLFDLVAKGGWVMVPIAFLFFATLYLIIERLILIRKQSHIDEGFVDNVKDMLLQGNIKSAESFCKNQRNAVGRVFEKAVGRVGVASNKEIEGTIETVGQIEIARMERNLGYLGVIAGIAPMLGFIGTISGIIRIFYDISLSDNISVGIIAGGLYEKMITSGGGLIVGVIAYTGYHLLNMNIERFTLKLEMAAFDFMEVLQKPTETARVR, from the coding sequence ATGACCATCCTGCTTCAGGTTCCAACCACTTCGGCCTCAGCGGTGGCCGACTCGACCGCCAACGCTGCCAACGGAGCCGCTACCGTTACACAAAGTCTGGGTCTGTTTGATCTGGTAGCGAAAGGGGGGTGGGTTATGGTCCCGATTGCCTTCCTGTTCTTCGCCACTCTGTACCTGATTATCGAACGCCTGATCCTGATTCGGAAGCAAAGCCACATCGATGAGGGTTTCGTCGACAACGTCAAGGATATGCTCCTGCAAGGAAATATCAAATCGGCGGAATCGTTCTGCAAAAATCAACGCAACGCCGTTGGGCGCGTGTTTGAAAAAGCCGTTGGTCGGGTAGGAGTCGCGTCGAACAAAGAAATCGAAGGCACGATCGAAACCGTTGGGCAGATTGAAATCGCGCGCATGGAGCGAAATCTGGGCTACCTGGGGGTTATCGCTGGTATCGCGCCGATGCTCGGGTTTATCGGTACCATTTCCGGGATTATCCGCATTTTCTACGACATTTCGTTATCCGACAACATCAGCGTGGGGATCATCGCCGGTGGTCTGTACGAAAAAATGATTACCTCGGGCGGCGGTCTGATCGTGGGGGTTATTGCCTACACGGGCTACCACCTGCTCAATATGAACATCGAACGGTTTACGCTCAAGCTCGAAATGGCCGCTTTCGATTTCATGGAAGTGTTGCAAAAGCCAACCGAAACGGCCCGCGTTCGGTAA
- a CDS encoding mechanosensitive ion channel family protein, with product MQQQIDVWIRAVIRWFGYVPNRDLSGWILLIISVIAGLATTFVLTQIIRLIARRKNNQVLVLLRRYVRTAFYFWLPSLFFLTGTNIQPERFLRRHPVADKAAEVLFLLTSTWLALRLLKLGELLMVRSYDISSDTNLSQRKFVTQVQFIRRIISTILVLVSFSLLLLNFQGSRKLGASVLTSAGIVSVVVGFAAQKSLGNLLAGIQIAFTQQIRLDDAVVVENEWGRVEEINLTNVVVRLWDRRRLILPITYFVENPFQNWTRSDASITGAILLYLDYNTPIDKVRDKAKQIAEADPLWNEQVFVVQITDTTPTGIVLRVLVSANDAPSAFDLRCHLREALITYLRDEHPQSLPQVRIQSGAGLA from the coding sequence ATGCAACAACAAATCGATGTCTGGATACGCGCCGTTATTCGCTGGTTTGGGTACGTACCCAACCGCGACCTATCGGGCTGGATCCTGCTGATCATCTCCGTCATTGCAGGGCTGGCAACCACATTTGTGCTCACGCAGATTATCCGGCTGATTGCCCGGCGCAAGAATAACCAGGTTTTGGTCTTGCTGCGCCGGTATGTCAGAACGGCTTTTTATTTCTGGCTACCCTCTCTGTTTTTCCTCACCGGCACCAACATTCAGCCCGAACGATTCTTGCGGCGGCATCCCGTAGCTGACAAAGCCGCCGAGGTGTTATTTCTGCTCACCAGCACCTGGCTGGCGTTGCGGCTGCTGAAACTGGGCGAACTGCTGATGGTCCGCAGTTACGACATCAGCAGCGACACCAACCTCTCGCAGCGCAAGTTTGTTACGCAGGTGCAGTTTATCCGGCGGATCATCTCGACGATTCTGGTGCTGGTCAGTTTCTCGCTGCTGCTGCTCAATTTCCAGGGAAGCCGTAAACTCGGGGCCAGCGTGCTCACCTCAGCCGGTATCGTATCGGTGGTGGTGGGCTTTGCCGCCCAGAAATCGCTCGGCAACCTGCTGGCGGGCATCCAGATCGCCTTCACGCAGCAAATCCGGCTCGACGACGCCGTGGTGGTCGAAAACGAGTGGGGGCGGGTGGAAGAAATCAACCTGACCAACGTGGTGGTTCGGCTCTGGGACCGACGACGGCTCATTCTGCCGATCACGTATTTCGTGGAAAACCCGTTTCAGAACTGGACCCGCTCCGACGCCAGCATTACCGGGGCGATTCTGCTCTACCTCGACTACAATACCCCGATCGACAAAGTGCGCGACAAAGCGAAGCAGATTGCCGAAGCCGACCCGCTCTGGAACGAACAGGTGTTTGTGGTGCAGATCACCGACACCACCCCGACGGGCATTGTGCTCCGCGTGCTGGTGTCGGCCAACGATGCTCCGTCGGCCTTTGACCTGCGCTGTCACCTGCGCGAGGCGCTCATCACGTACCTGCGCGACGAACATCCGCAAAGCCTGCCTCAGGTACGTATCCAGAGCGGAGCCGGGCTGGCTTAG
- a CDS encoding fructosamine kinase family protein, translating into MFWGNEQADFFETILYQHLGQSVEVLDTQFLSGGDINTAARVFSSEGTFFVKWNHARSSDLGRQTPDGQSVEGSDLFGAEAEGLERLRQTHTLRVPNLIGYGQQGDKAYLILEFIESDGAGLRNASAAYWTQLGQQLAELHAHTQPLFGLDHDNYIGSLPQRNTLTENGHTFFFEQRLLPQAGQALYNGLLDKQTYEALFRLRDRLPDLLPPDRPALLHGDLWTGNVLLTEEGQPALVDPAVYYGFREAELAFTHLFGGFDTRFYEAYDALFPLEPGFADRIAIYNLYPLLVHVNLFGAGYVPGVERVLNRF; encoded by the coding sequence ATGTTTTGGGGTAACGAGCAAGCCGATTTTTTCGAGACCATTCTGTATCAGCACCTGGGCCAATCCGTGGAAGTGCTCGATACGCAGTTTCTGAGTGGCGGCGATATCAACACGGCAGCGCGGGTGTTTTCGTCGGAAGGCACCTTCTTCGTGAAGTGGAATCACGCCCGAAGCAGCGACCTGGGCCGCCAAACACCCGACGGGCAGTCGGTAGAAGGGAGTGACCTGTTTGGGGCCGAAGCCGAAGGGCTTGAGCGCCTGCGCCAGACGCATACCCTACGCGTCCCGAACCTGATCGGGTATGGCCAACAAGGCGACAAAGCGTATCTGATTCTTGAGTTTATTGAGTCGGATGGGGCCGGGCTGCGCAACGCCAGCGCCGCCTACTGGACGCAGTTGGGGCAGCAACTGGCCGAGCTACACGCCCACACGCAGCCACTGTTTGGCCTCGACCACGACAACTACATCGGCTCGTTGCCCCAACGCAACACGCTTACCGAAAACGGCCACACCTTCTTTTTCGAGCAGCGGCTGCTGCCGCAAGCTGGTCAGGCGCTCTACAACGGCCTGCTCGACAAACAGACCTACGAAGCGCTGTTTCGGCTCCGCGATCGCCTGCCCGACCTGCTACCACCTGACCGGCCGGCCTTGCTTCACGGCGACCTTTGGACAGGCAACGTGCTCCTAACGGAAGAAGGCCAGCCGGCGCTGGTCGATCCGGCGGTGTACTATGGCTTTCGCGAAGCCGAACTGGCTTTCACGCACCTGTTCGGTGGATTCGACACCCGTTTTTACGAAGCCTACGACGCGCTTTTTCCGCTTGAGCCGGGCTTTGCCGATCGCATCGCCATTTATAATTTATACCCCCTGCTGGTACACGTCAACCTGTTTGGGGCCGGGTACGTCCCCGGCGTCGAACGGGTACTGAATCGGTTTTAA
- a CDS encoding alpha-L-fucosidase, producing MRTLLVLLSLWSLSAAAQSYQPTADNLAARKAFQDDKFGLFIHWGVYSQLGDGEWVMNNQQIPIKDYEKLPTFFNPTQFDPKAWVSMAKNAGMRYITITSKHHDGFAMWHSKVSPYNIVDATPYKKDALKMLADECKAQGIKLFFYHSHLDWHHPDYFPRGKTGGTWTGRPEKGNFDTYLRYMDAQLTELLSGDYGPIAGIWFDGWWDQARDEMNKSTRDTKVDWQLRRTYDLIHKLQPAALIGNNHHVAPFDGEDFQMFERDLPGQNTFGYNTNEVSQLPLETCETLNGAWGFNLRDNHYKSPKELVRYLVKAAGRNANFLLNVGPMPNGKIQPEFVNALAEVGKWTQQFGETVYGTRGGPVGPRPWGVTTANGKRVFVHILDWNDAQLTLPTLPTRVKSARIFGSKQAVKVSQTADGVLLTMPTAPAANAIDTIVELETE from the coding sequence ATGCGCACGTTACTTGTCCTGCTAAGCCTGTGGTCGCTGTCGGCCGCCGCCCAATCCTACCAGCCTACGGCCGATAATCTGGCCGCCCGTAAGGCCTTTCAAGACGACAAATTTGGCCTCTTCATTCACTGGGGCGTCTACAGTCAGCTCGGTGATGGCGAGTGGGTTATGAACAACCAGCAGATTCCGATCAAAGACTACGAGAAGTTACCCACCTTTTTCAACCCGACGCAATTTGATCCTAAAGCCTGGGTAAGTATGGCCAAAAATGCGGGCATGCGCTACATCACCATCACCAGCAAACACCACGACGGCTTTGCTATGTGGCACTCCAAAGTGAGCCCGTACAACATCGTCGACGCTACGCCCTACAAGAAAGACGCCCTGAAGATGCTGGCCGATGAGTGCAAGGCCCAGGGCATCAAGTTGTTCTTTTACCACTCCCACCTCGACTGGCACCACCCCGACTATTTCCCCCGTGGTAAAACCGGCGGCACCTGGACTGGCCGCCCCGAAAAAGGCAATTTCGACACGTACCTGCGCTACATGGACGCCCAGCTGACCGAGCTGCTAAGTGGCGACTATGGTCCCATTGCCGGTATTTGGTTCGATGGCTGGTGGGATCAGGCGAGAGACGAGATGAACAAAAGCACCCGCGACACCAAAGTCGACTGGCAATTACGACGTACCTACGACCTCATTCACAAGCTGCAACCCGCCGCCCTGATCGGCAACAACCACCACGTGGCCCCGTTTGACGGCGAAGATTTCCAGATGTTTGAGCGCGACCTGCCCGGCCAGAATACCTTCGGCTACAACACCAACGAAGTGAGCCAGCTTCCCCTCGAAACCTGCGAGACCCTCAACGGGGCCTGGGGCTTTAACCTGCGGGACAACCATTATAAGTCGCCCAAAGAGCTGGTTCGGTACCTGGTGAAAGCCGCTGGGCGTAACGCCAATTTCCTGCTCAACGTGGGCCCGATGCCCAACGGCAAAATTCAGCCGGAGTTTGTCAACGCGCTGGCCGAAGTGGGTAAATGGACGCAGCAGTTTGGCGAAACCGTCTATGGCACCCGCGGCGGGCCGGTTGGTCCACGTCCCTGGGGCGTCACAACGGCCAACGGTAAGCGGGTCTTCGTGCACATCCTCGATTGGAACGACGCCCAACTGACGCTGCCCACCCTGCCAACCCGGGTCAAATCAGCCCGGATTTTCGGGAGTAAACAGGCCGTGAAAGTAAGCCAAACCGCCGACGGCGTGCTCCTGACCATGCCCACCGCCCCCGCCGCCAACGCTATTGACACCATCGTCGAGTTGGAAACGGAATAG
- a CDS encoding YdcF family protein encodes MFYILSKSIGYFLTPAGWLLGTLVGAWLLPRYRRRLVGTSLLLFCVLGNSYLVYNQLAPRWEVGPIQPVPQPVEGSPTVAVVLTGGMINTKLTVTPARPLLGQQADRLAQALYLYKTGRVQKILISGGESGLFFYGTGAVQEGRAAMQFLHLAGVPTRDLLWETRSRNTQENALFSARLLRQHYKTGQCVVVTSAFHMRRALACFAREGITATPFAGAYMQQPGQLVLADVLVPHEQAFADAMHLLKEWVGYVTYAAMGYV; translated from the coding sequence ATGTTTTACATTCTCTCCAAATCGATTGGTTATTTTCTGACACCGGCGGGGTGGTTGCTGGGTACGTTGGTGGGTGCGTGGCTGCTGCCCCGGTATCGCCGTCGGCTCGTAGGTACGTCGCTGTTGCTGTTTTGTGTGTTGGGAAACAGCTATTTAGTCTATAATCAACTGGCTCCTCGCTGGGAAGTTGGCCCGATTCAACCGGTGCCCCAGCCAGTCGAAGGCAGCCCAACCGTTGCCGTGGTACTGACGGGAGGGATGATCAACACCAAACTGACGGTTACGCCCGCTCGTCCGCTGCTGGGGCAGCAGGCCGACCGGCTGGCGCAGGCGCTCTATCTGTACAAAACCGGGCGGGTGCAGAAGATTCTGATCAGCGGGGGCGAGAGCGGTCTGTTTTTCTACGGAACCGGTGCCGTGCAGGAAGGGCGAGCGGCCATGCAGTTTTTGCACCTGGCGGGCGTACCCACCCGCGATCTGCTCTGGGAAACGCGCTCCCGCAACACACAGGAAAATGCGCTCTTTTCGGCCCGGCTGCTTCGCCAGCACTACAAAACGGGCCAATGCGTGGTGGTTACGTCAGCGTTTCATATGCGGCGGGCATTGGCCTGCTTTGCGCGGGAAGGCATTACGGCTACGCCCTTTGCCGGGGCCTACATGCAGCAGCCGGGGCAGTTGGTGCTGGCCGACGTGCTGGTGCCCCACGAGCAGGCCTTTGCCGACGCCATGCACCTGCTCAAAGAATGGGTTGGGTACGTTACATACGCCGCGATGGGGTACGTCTGA
- a CDS encoding thioredoxin-like domain-containing protein: protein MNVRNYCMLLLGLGLGVVSLLASAQSPEGHRIAGRIRGLKDTTVVLAHYQYDATHYVPKDTARVDAGGNFVFQSRKKLPEGLYLVVLPKGRYFDLMLAEQQFSFETDTTDLIGSLKSAGSVENAAFYGYQHKLKSIFDQMGKLDKLPKSDVTAQQMKALQTEAATYRKEFLAKNPKLLTSKILLASADPDVPAPPKAANGRPDSIWQFNYYKNHFWDNFDLTDDRMLRTSLLQPRIDRYIKELTFQQVDSLTKEADMLIKRAGPSKDMRNYLIWYLTSQYERPKVLGTDGLFIHLVENYWLKGQFDNLDSTTRKTLTERVAILKPLQVGKPFQMPVVGDTLTRPINLAQATTGADYTVMFFYAPHCGHCREAAPKVKQFTDSPAGKGVKVVAVAIEDSADDWKKFIREFKLTNWVNGYDHSQRIDFRRQYDVYSTPTVYVLDKNRKIIARALPAEDIGNFIEFSRKQAASKAPAASATTKPAPKQKVSGR from the coding sequence ATGAACGTACGTAACTACTGCATGCTGTTGCTAGGGCTGGGCCTGGGGGTTGTCTCCCTGTTGGCGTCGGCCCAATCACCCGAGGGGCATCGGATCGCTGGCCGCATTCGGGGCCTGAAAGATACCACCGTTGTGTTGGCGCATTACCAGTATGATGCGACTCACTACGTGCCGAAAGATACCGCCCGCGTCGATGCCGGTGGCAATTTCGTGTTCCAAAGCCGCAAGAAGCTTCCCGAAGGCCTCTATCTGGTTGTTCTGCCCAAAGGCCGATACTTCGACCTGATGCTGGCCGAGCAGCAATTCAGCTTCGAGACCGACACGACGGACCTGATCGGTAGCCTGAAAAGTGCCGGCTCCGTCGAGAATGCAGCGTTTTATGGGTATCAGCATAAGCTCAAAAGTATTTTCGACCAGATGGGTAAGCTCGATAAGCTACCCAAATCGGACGTAACGGCGCAGCAGATGAAAGCCCTGCAAACGGAAGCAGCTACGTATCGAAAAGAGTTTCTGGCCAAGAACCCCAAACTCCTGACCAGCAAAATTCTGCTCGCCTCGGCCGACCCCGACGTACCTGCGCCGCCCAAAGCCGCCAACGGCCGCCCCGATTCGATCTGGCAGTTCAACTACTACAAGAATCACTTCTGGGATAACTTCGACCTCACCGACGATCGGATGCTGCGCACCTCGCTGTTGCAGCCCCGCATCGATCGCTACATCAAAGAGCTGACCTTCCAGCAGGTAGACTCGCTCACCAAGGAGGCCGACATGCTCATCAAGCGGGCAGGCCCCAGCAAAGACATGCGTAATTACCTCATCTGGTACCTGACCAGCCAGTATGAGCGCCCCAAAGTGCTGGGCACCGACGGCCTGTTTATTCACCTCGTGGAGAATTACTGGCTGAAAGGGCAGTTTGATAACCTCGACTCCACCACGCGCAAAACCCTAACCGAGCGCGTCGCCATCCTGAAGCCGTTGCAAGTGGGTAAGCCGTTCCAGATGCCCGTCGTAGGCGATACGCTCACCCGGCCCATCAACCTGGCGCAGGCTACCACCGGAGCCGACTACACGGTGATGTTCTTCTACGCCCCTCATTGCGGTCACTGCCGCGAAGCTGCCCCTAAGGTGAAGCAGTTTACCGACTCGCCCGCGGGCAAGGGCGTGAAGGTCGTAGCGGTGGCCATCGAGGACTCGGCCGACGACTGGAAGAAGTTTATCCGCGAGTTCAAGCTGACCAATTGGGTCAACGGTTATGATCACAGCCAGCGCATCGACTTCCGCCGCCAGTATGACGTATACAGTACTCCGACGGTTTATGTATTGGATAAGAACCGGAAAATTATTGCCCGCGCCCTGCCCGCCGAAGACATTGGCAACTTTATCGAGTTCAGCCGGAAGCAGGCAGCCAGCAAAGCACCGGCGGCCAGCGCCACCACCAAGCCTGCGCCTAAGCAAAAGGTAAGTGGCCGGTAA
- a CDS encoding 3-oxoacyl-ACP synthase III family protein, with protein sequence MFIHAVSHYLPAQVVGNDHFTRLNGLSDEWITTRTGISERRKAAPGENTNTMSIEVVNHLMAKADLSTVDLIVGATYTPHDTIVTLAHVVQNHLNIADIPTVSVSSACSSLLNAIEIVEGYFALNKATRALVVVSEHNTGYYNEDDTVSGHLWGDGAAALLITRERQSDRDLTIKGLLTGGAAHAGKAVEAVVLQPLERGVIMPYGRDVFQNACVYMPKASLQILAKFGLTAADVDYVLPHQANLRISRNVMQTLGLPEEKLISNIQYLGNTGCAGCAIALSERWDSFQPGERIVVTVFGGGYSYGAMLVEV encoded by the coding sequence ATGTTTATTCACGCAGTTAGCCACTATTTGCCTGCTCAAGTAGTTGGTAACGATCATTTTACCCGGCTCAACGGGCTATCAGACGAATGGATTACTACCCGAACAGGTATTAGTGAACGCCGGAAAGCCGCACCGGGCGAGAACACGAATACAATGTCGATCGAGGTGGTCAACCACCTCATGGCCAAAGCCGACTTAAGTACCGTTGATCTGATTGTAGGCGCGACGTACACCCCGCATGATACCATCGTGACGCTGGCTCACGTGGTGCAGAACCACCTCAACATTGCCGATATCCCGACGGTCTCGGTGTCATCGGCCTGCTCGTCGCTGCTCAATGCCATCGAGATCGTAGAAGGCTATTTTGCGTTGAACAAAGCTACCCGGGCGCTGGTGGTCGTTTCGGAACACAACACCGGCTATTACAACGAAGACGATACGGTGTCGGGCCACCTGTGGGGCGATGGCGCGGCGGCTCTGCTAATCACGCGGGAACGGCAGTCGGACCGGGATCTGACGATCAAAGGTCTGCTCACCGGGGGCGCGGCGCATGCCGGTAAAGCCGTCGAAGCGGTTGTGTTGCAGCCGCTGGAACGGGGCGTGATCATGCCCTATGGCCGCGACGTCTTCCAGAATGCCTGTGTCTATATGCCCAAAGCCAGCCTCCAGATTCTGGCCAAATTCGGCCTAACCGCCGCCGATGTCGATTATGTGTTGCCGCATCAGGCCAACCTGCGCATCAGCCGGAACGTGATGCAGACACTGGGCCTACCCGAAGAAAAACTCATTTCAAACATTCAATACCTCGGCAATACGGGCTGCGCCGGTTGCGCCATCGCCCTGTCTGAGCGTTGGGACTCGTTCCAGCCCGGTGAACGCATCGTGGTTACGGTCTTCGGTGGAGGCTATTCCTACGGCGCGATGCTGGTAGAGGTATAA
- the arfB gene encoding alternative ribosome rescue aminoacyl-tRNA hydrolase ArfB, translating into MLFDPRSLHSDLRFQFARSGGAGGQNVNKVATKAELRFSVRESTLLTDEQRATLLDKLANKLTTEGELVLTHQTERTQLANREKVIKKFDRLIAKAFEVPKPRKATKPSAGMIAQRLDQKKRRSEVKASRRRIDD; encoded by the coding sequence ATGCTTTTCGATCCCCGCAGTTTACATTCCGATCTTCGCTTTCAGTTTGCGCGCAGTGGCGGTGCGGGCGGGCAGAACGTCAACAAAGTAGCCACTAAGGCCGAACTCCGCTTCAGCGTGCGCGAATCGACCTTGCTGACCGACGAGCAGCGCGCCACCCTACTCGATAAACTGGCCAACAAACTCACCACCGAGGGCGAGCTCGTCCTGACGCACCAGACCGAACGTACCCAGCTTGCCAACCGCGAGAAGGTGATCAAGAAGTTCGACCGGTTAATCGCCAAGGCCTTCGAGGTACCCAAGCCCCGCAAAGCAACTAAGCCCAGCGCCGGCATGATTGCCCAGCGGCTCGACCAAAAAAAACGCCGGAGCGAGGTTAAAGCCTCACGCCGGCGCATTGATGATTGA
- a CDS encoding rhomboid family protein has product MSGLLDDFKSEFNKPNNTLVQLILINTVIFLAVILVLVVSKLTNHTEYYQWTLDQLMMPWQPGALLRKPWTVLTYSFTHYDPFHILWNMVFLYWFGRLIEEYLGSRRLVGLYIMGALGGGLCYFVAYNLVPYFNNQVGGQVLLGASGAALSVAVGAATLLPNYTFHLLFIGPVRIKYIVLFFVVLSFFNSVGNNAGGNLAHIGGALVGFVYIKLLQNGSDMGRPVYWVMDIWSNLFRAKPPVKVSQRQRSAQTTPSAYAAAGSSATHVGIPDQDEVDAILDKIGRSGYESLTREEKQKLFRASQKS; this is encoded by the coding sequence ATGAGCGGACTACTAGATGATTTCAAGTCCGAATTCAACAAGCCCAACAACACGTTGGTGCAGTTGATTTTGATTAACACGGTCATTTTCCTGGCTGTGATTCTGGTGCTGGTCGTCTCGAAACTCACCAACCACACCGAATACTACCAGTGGACGCTTGACCAGCTCATGATGCCCTGGCAACCGGGTGCGCTACTGCGCAAACCGTGGACCGTGCTGACCTATTCCTTCACGCATTACGATCCGTTCCATATTCTGTGGAACATGGTCTTCCTGTATTGGTTTGGCCGCCTCATCGAAGAATACCTCGGCAGCCGTCGGCTGGTTGGGTTGTATATCATGGGTGCGTTGGGCGGCGGGCTCTGCTATTTCGTAGCCTATAACCTGGTGCCGTATTTCAATAATCAGGTTGGCGGGCAGGTGCTGCTGGGCGCGTCGGGCGCGGCGTTGTCGGTAGCCGTGGGTGCGGCTACGCTGTTGCCGAACTACACGTTCCACCTGCTCTTCATCGGGCCAGTGCGCATCAAATACATCGTGCTGTTTTTCGTGGTACTGTCCTTCTTCAACTCGGTTGGTAACAACGCTGGTGGCAACTTGGCTCACATTGGCGGGGCGCTGGTTGGGTTTGTTTACATCAAGCTGCTGCAAAACGGCAGCGACATGGGCCGCCCAGTCTATTGGGTGATGGACATCTGGAGCAATTTGTTCCGGGCAAAACCACCGGTGAAGGTGTCGCAGCGCCAGCGTAGCGCGCAAACGACGCCCAGCGCCTATGCGGCTGCGGGCAGTTCCGCCACGCACGTCGGGATTCCCGATCAGGACGAAGTCGATGCAATTCTGGATAAGATTGGCCGCTCAGGCTACGAAAGCCTCACCCGCGAAGAGAAACAGAAACTGTTCCGGGCAAGCCAGAAGTCATGA